The following is a genomic window from Bacteroidota bacterium.
TGATATGCAAAGGATAATTGAAGATAATAAAGATAAGATTGAGGCATTATGCAGAATGTACAATGTTAAATCATTATTTGCTTTTGGTTCGGTATGTACTGATAATTTCAATGACCAAAGCGATATTGACTTATTGATTGCTTTTAAAGCCATGGATTATGGTGATTACGCAGATTCATACTTAACCCTTGCAGATAAATTTGAAGAACTTTTTAAACGCCCGGTCGATTTGATAACGGATAAATCCTTGTCAAATCCATATTTCATCAATTCATTGAATCAAACTAAAACATTGATTTATGAATAACGAAATCCGAAAATTTCTTTATGATATTCAGGTTTCCATTGATTCGATTGAAAATTATCTTGGCGATAAGAGAGACTATAATATATACAAGTCAAACAAAATGCTGAGAAGGGCTATTGAACGTGAGTTTGAAATCATTGGAGAAGCATTGCATTACATTGATAAGATAGATTCGAACCTGGAAATCTCAAGTAAAAGACAAATTATTGGCATGCGAAACAGAGTCATTCATGGGTATGACAAAATTGATGATGAAATAGTTTGGGGTACAATCGTACGGCACTTACCTATTCTTAAAGCA
Proteins encoded in this region:
- a CDS encoding nucleotidyltransferase domain-containing protein — its product is MQRIIEDNKDKIEALCRMYNVKSLFAFGSVCTDNFNDQSDIDLLIAFKAMDYGDYADSYLTLADKFEELFKRPVDLITDKSLSNPYFINSLNQTKTLIYE
- a CDS encoding DUF86 domain-containing protein; this translates as MNNEIRKFLYDIQVSIDSIENYLGDKRDYNIYKSNKMLRRAIEREFEIIGEALHYIDKIDSNLEISSKRQIIGMRNRVIHGYDKIDDEIVWGTIVRHLPILKAEVAKLLK